The segment CGATCCCGGCATGTCGCGGCCGGCGCGCTGGATGGGGATAGCGGCGTCCTGGAAGTAGGCGTGGGCGTCCACGATCTCCTTCAGGCTGCCGCACTGCCAGGTGATCTGGTTGATGGTCACGTCGGGTCCGAACCGCCGCCGGTCCGGGCGGTGGGCCAGGACTTTCCGGTTGAAGATCACGAAGGCGTGATGATCCGTCCCGTGGCGCGTGAAGTAGCCGCAGGTATCGCCGAGGTCGGTGTCCTTGGGCACCCAGGATCTTGAACGGCCGCGGCAGCAGCACGCCGCCCACCCTGTAGCGTCTCACGCTCGCCATGGTGGCTTCCTCCTCGGTGGTGACCGCCCCGAGCGTCAGTAGAGATGACAGGCGACCTGATGCCCGGGGCTCTGCTCGACCAACTCGGGCTCCTCCTCCGAGCAGCGCGGCATGACGAAGGGACAGCGCGGGTGGAAGTGGCAGCCGCGCGGCGGGTTGAGGGCGCTGGGCACCTCTCCGCTGAGCACGATCTCGTCCTTGCGCTCGTCCGGATGGGACGGCAGGGACGCGGCGAAGAGCGCCTGGGTGTAGGGGTGCAGCGGCCTGGCGCAAAGCTCCAGGCTGTCCGCAACCTCGACGAGCTTGCCCAGGTACATCACCGCCGTCTGCTGGCTGAGATGGGACACCGCGGCCAGGTCGTGGGCGATGAAGAGATAGCTCACCCCCAGCCGCGCTTGGACGTCCTCCAGGAGGCCGATGATGTGCGCCCGGATGGACACGTCCAGAGCCGACACGGGCTCGTCGAGCACGATCAACCGCGCGTTCGTGGACAGGGCGCGGGCGATGGCCAGCCGCTGCCGCTGCCCGCCGCTGAACTCGTGGGGGAAGAGCCGGGCCGCATCGGGTCGGAGACCGACCATGGCCAGCAGCTCCTGCACCCGGGCCTGCACCGCGCGCCGGGGGATCGCCTCGTGGGTCTCGATCGGCTCGGCGATGATGCTGCCTACCCGCATGCGAGGGCTGAGCGAGCTGAAGGGGTCCTGGAACACGACCTGAACCTTGCGCCGGTAGTCCATCCGGGCCCGGGGGTCGAGCGCGGCGATGTTCTTTCCTTCGAACTCGATGGTGCCGGCGGTCGGCTCCTCGGCGGCCAGCACGAGCTTGGAGGTCGTGGTCTTGCCGCAGCCGGACTCGCCGACGAGCCCCAGGGTCTCCCCGCTGTTGATCGTGAAGCTGATGCCGTCCACGGCCTTGACCCAGCCCTGCGGCCGCCCGAGCAGCGAGATGCCGACCGGGAAGTGCTTCGTGAGGTCGCGCACCTGCAGCACCGGCTCACCCACGAGTGGTCTCCGCCGCGAGCAGCCAGCAGGTGGCGACGGTCCCGTTGCCGGCCACCGAGAACTCCGGAGGCGCTTCGCTGCGGCAGCGATCCATGGCCTGCGGGCAGCGGGGATGGAAGGCGCACCCCGGGGGCAGGGCCGACAGGTCGGGAGGCTGGCCGGGAATCGCGTACAGCGGCTCCTTGGTGCCGAGCTTCGGGATGGAATCCAGCAAGGCGCGGGTGTAGGGGTGTCGCGGGTGGTAGAAGAGCCCTCGCACCGACTGCAGCTCCACGATCCGACCCGCGTACATCACGGCGACCTTGTCGCACATCTTGGCCACGATCCCCAGGTTGTGGGTGACGAAGATCAGGGCCACCCCGGTGGCGCGCTGCAGGTCCTTCAATAGGTTCAGGTACTGGAGCTGAATGGTCACGTCCAGGTTGGTGGTGGGTTCGTCGGCGATGATGAGCTGGGGGACGCCCGCCTGCGCGATGGCGCCGACGATCCGCTGGCGCATCCCCCCGCTGAGCTGGTGGGGGAAGTTCTTCATCCGCGCCTCCGGCGAGGGGATGCGCACGGCGGTCAGCAGCTCGGCCACCCGCCGGCGCAGGGTCTGGCCCCGGAGCGCGCGGTGGTAATAAGCGGGCTCGGCCACCTGATCGTAGATGGAGAACAGCGGGTCCAGCGAAGCCATGGGATCCTGCAGGATCGTGGCGATCCGCCGCCCGCGGATCTCGCGCATCTCCGCCGGACGCTTGGCCAGCAGGTCTTCGCCGTCCAGCTCGATCCGCCCGCGCAGGATCCGGGCCGCCGAGGGCAGCAGGCGCACGAGCGAATAGCAGGTCGTGGTCTTGCCGCAGCCGGACTCCCCCACCAGGCCCAGGGTCTCCCCCGCCTGCAGCGTGAAGCTGATGCCGTCCACAGCCTTTACCACGCGCGTGCCCCGGAACCCGACGTAGTGGGTGTGGAGGTCGGTGACGCGCAGCAGCGGCGGGGACACGCGATCCGGACCTACCGGTTGCGCAGTTGCGGGTCCAGGCGCACGCGCAGCCAGTCGCCCAGCATGTTGGCCGACAGCACGAGCATCGTGATGCAGACGCCGGGAAACACCGCCAACCACCACTTGCCGACCATCAGCATCTCGCGTTCCTGGGCCATCATGAGACCCCACGACGGCTCGGGGGGAGGCACCCCGACGCCCAGGAAGCTGAGCGAGGCCTCGATGATGACGGCCACCCCGACCTGCAGGCTGAAGAGCACCATGACGGTGTTCATGACGTTGGGCAGCAAGTGTCGGCGAATGATCCTGAGCCGTTTGACCCCGTTGATCTCGGCCAGCTTCACGAAGTCGCGCTCCCGGAGGCTCAGCACCTCGCCCCGAACTGCGCGCGCGTAGCGGCTCCAGAACACCAGGGCCAGGATGATGACCACGTTCCACAGGCCGGGACCCCGCACGCTGGACAAGAGAATCGCAAAGACCAGCGAGGGCAGCGTCAGCCAGGCATCGGTGACGCGCATGATGATCTGGTCCCACCACTTCCCCATGTACCCGGCGAGCATGCCCAGCAGGGTGCCGATGGCGCCGGCAGCCAGCGTGCCGGTCAGGGCGACGACGAGAGAGATCTGGGCGCCGTACATCAGCCGACTCAGCACGTCGCGGCCCAGCGAGTCGGTCCCCAGCGGGGTGGCGAGGTTGCCGGTGCCGGTCCAGAACGGCGGGACGTTGTCGATATAGGGACAGCTGGCCGTACCGAACGCCGCCAGGCACTGCGCCTGGGCGGGAGGCACGGGGTCGAGCTTGCTGTGAGGCGCCAGGACTGGGGCCAGAATCGCCACGCTGGCGAGCAGGCCCAGCACGAGCAGCGGGACGAGCGGCAGCTCGCGGGCCACACCATAGCTCCGCCGGGCGGCCCGGGAGACCCCACCCAGCGAGGGCGCGCGCGTCAGGATCGTGGCCATCGCTGACACCTCCTCCTAACGCGACAGGCGGATGCGCGGGTCCACGTATCCATAGAGCGTGTCGATGACAAAGTTGAGCACCACGATGAATAGCCCGGACATGATCACGACCCCCTGGACCATGGGGAAGTCGCGGTTGCTCAAGCCGTCGTACAGCAACTGGCCGACGCCGGGCCAGTTGAAGATAACCTCGACCACGACGGCCACGTTGACCATCACGAGCAGGTTCAGCCCGGCCAGCGTGAGGACGGGGATCAGGGAGTTCTTCAGGGCGTGCTTCACCACGACCATGCGCTCGGGCACGCCCTTGAGACGAACGAGCTTGATGTAGTCGCTGCCCAGCACCTCGAGCATGGCGGAGCGGGTGATGCGCACCATGGCGCCAGAGAAGTACCAGCCCAGGGCGAAGGCCGGCATGGCC is part of the Candidatus Methylomirabilota bacterium genome and harbors:
- a CDS encoding oligopeptide/dipeptide ABC transporter ATP-binding protein, which gives rise to MGEPVLQVRDLTKHFPVGISLLGRPQGWVKAVDGISFTINSGETLGLVGESGCGKTTTSKLVLAAEEPTAGTIEFEGKNIAALDPRARMDYRRKVQVVFQDPFSSLSPRMRVGSIIAEPIETHEAIPRRAVQARVQELLAMVGLRPDAARLFPHEFSGGQRQRLAIARALSTNARLIVLDEPVSALDVSIRAHIIGLLEDVQARLGVSYLFIAHDLAAVSHLSQQTAVMYLGKLVEVADSLELCARPLHPYTQALFAASLPSHPDERKDEIVLSGEVPSALNPPRGCHFHPRCPFVMPRCSEEEPELVEQSPGHQVACHLY
- a CDS encoding ABC transporter ATP-binding protein; this encodes MSPPLLRVTDLHTHYVGFRGTRVVKAVDGISFTLQAGETLGLVGESGCGKTTTCYSLVRLLPSAARILRGRIELDGEDLLAKRPAEMREIRGRRIATILQDPMASLDPLFSIYDQVAEPAYYHRALRGQTLRRRVAELLTAVRIPSPEARMKNFPHQLSGGMRQRIVGAIAQAGVPQLIIADEPTTNLDVTIQLQYLNLLKDLQRATGVALIFVTHNLGIVAKMCDKVAVMYAGRIVELQSVRGLFYHPRHPYTRALLDSIPKLGTKEPLYAIPGQPPDLSALPPGCAFHPRCPQAMDRCRSEAPPEFSVAGNGTVATCWLLAAETTRG
- a CDS encoding ABC transporter permease, which translates into the protein MATILTRAPSLGGVSRAARRSYGVARELPLVPLLVLGLLASVAILAPVLAPHSKLDPVPPAQAQCLAAFGTASCPYIDNVPPFWTGTGNLATPLGTDSLGRDVLSRLMYGAQISLVVALTGTLAAGAIGTLLGMLAGYMGKWWDQIIMRVTDAWLTLPSLVFAILLSSVRGPGLWNVVIILALVFWSRYARAVRGEVLSLRERDFVKLAEINGVKRLRIIRRHLLPNVMNTVMVLFSLQVGVAVIIEASLSFLGVGVPPPEPSWGLMMAQEREMLMVGKWWLAVFPGVCITMLVLSANMLGDWLRVRLDPQLRNR